Proteins from a single region of Primulina tabacum isolate GXHZ01 chromosome 5, ASM2559414v2, whole genome shotgun sequence:
- the LOC142544658 gene encoding protein SMALL AUXIN UP-REGULATED RNA 51-like has translation MAIRKPNKTAIKKILQKYSKKTKNENEVRPPLDVPKGHFAVYVGDNRCRYIVPISFLNRPEFQMLLQSAEDEFGFDHHMGLTIPCQEEVFESLFSIITCKY, from the coding sequence ATGGCAATCAGAAAACCGAACAAAACAGCAATCAAGAAGATTCTGCAGAAGTACTCGAAGAAAACGAAGAATGAAAACGAAGTAAGGCCGCCGCTGGACGTGCCAAAAGGGCATTTTGCGGTATACGTAGGGGATAACAGATGCAGATACATTGTCCCAATTTCATTCCTGAACAGGCCTGAGTTCCAAATGCTGCTGCAAAGTGCAGAAGATGAATTTGGCTTTGATCATCATATGGGGCTCACTATTCCTTGCCAAGAAGAAGTTTTTGAGTCCCTATTTTCAATCATTACCTGCAAATACTAA
- the LOC142547822 gene encoding auxin-induced protein 15A-like — translation MAAKRAPSDVPSGHVAVTVGSNYRRFVVRTTYLNHPMFKKLLVEAEEEYGFTNTGPLAIPCDESRFQDILQYLARTESNTNKSARFTSFEEVQGNCHLGFRSNLDFWADSRPLLH, via the coding sequence ATGGCGGCCAAACGGGCCCCTTCGGATGTGCCTTCTGGCCATGTGGCCGTGACCGTGGGCTCGAATTATAGACGGTTCGTGGTACGAACCACATACTTGAATCATCCCATGTTTAAGAAACTATTAGTCGAGGCAGAGGAAGAGTACGGGTTCACCAACACTGGCCCATTAGCCATTCCATGCGATGAGTCACGCTTCCAGGATATTCTTCAATACCTAGCTCGAACCGAGTCGAATACTAACAAATCTGCCCGTTTCACGAGCTTTGAAGAGGTCCAAGGGAACTGCCATTTGGGCTTCCGAAGTAATCTCGACTTTTGGGCTGATTCACGTCCCCTTCTGCATTAA
- the LOC142545939 gene encoding uncharacterized protein LOC142545939, whose protein sequence is MALLAFLPDPEAKTHPPASNLKRKKKHQKTKHPASVSSWDQIKSLLTCKQIEESQIHHPIYASCSSICTFRDVTRVVHRCDISPDSTSLGQETRLLSKKSSPGSSSTTRSVRSGYGAGAYTGKGMQLRRLSGCYECHAIVDPSMYPLPRTRICACSECGEVFPKVESLEHHQAIRHAVSELGPEDSSNNIVEIIFKSSWLKKNSPICKIERILKVHNTQRTIQRFEDYRDAVKARANSTSKRNARCAADGNELLRFHCATLTCSLGARGSSSLCASVPGCGVCTIIRHGFQGSKISGVRTTASSGRAHDSISVLATRRAMLVCRVIAGRVKRVGDEAAAGEEDGAAAPVAGSFDSVASFTGIYSNLEDLYVFNSRAILPCFVVIYKALEC, encoded by the exons ATGGCGCTCCTCGCTTTCCTACCCGACCCGGAAGCCAAAACCCATCCGCCGGCCTCAAACCTCAAGCGCAAGAAAAAGCACCAGAAAACAAAGCACCCGGCTTCGGTCTCTTCTTGGGACCAGATCAAGAGCTTGCTCACTTGCAAGCAGATCGAGGAATCCCAAATTCATCATCCTATTTACGCGTCCTGCAGCTCCATCTGTACGTTCCGTGACGTCACCAGGGTGGTGCACCGCTGCGACATCTCCCCAGATAGCACTTCTTTGGGCCAGGAGACCAGGCTTCTCAGCAAAAAAAGCAGCCCTGGATCTTCGTCGACGACTCGGTCGGTTAGATCCGGCTATGGCGCTGGCGCGTACACGGGAAAGGGGATGCAGCTTAGGAGGCTCTCGGGTTGTTACGAGTGCCACGCAATTGTTGATCCAAGCAT GTATCCATTGCCGAGAACGAGGATCTGCGCTTGCTCTGAATGCGGTGAGGTGTTTCCGAAAGTCGAGAGCTTGGAGCATCACCAGGCAATCAGGCATGCAG TATCTGAGCTCGGCCCAGAGGATTCGAGCAACAATATAGTTgaaatcattttcaaatcaAGTTGGCTTAAAAAGAACAGCCCAATCTGCAAGATCGAACGGATACTAAAGGTCCACAACACCCAGCGCACGATCCAACGCTTCGAAGACTACAGAGACGCGGTGAAGGCACGCGCCAACTCCACCTCCAAGAGAAACGCCAGGTGCGCCGCCGACGGCAACGAGCTGCTGAGATTCCACTGCGCCACGCTCACGTGCTCCCTCGGTGCGCGTGGATCATCCAGCTTGTGCGCCTCTGTTCCCGGCTGCGGAGTTTGTACAATTATCCGACATGGATTCCAGGGAAGCAAGATTAGCGGGGTTCGCACGACAGCCAGCAGCGGTAGGGCTCACGACAGTATCAGCGTCTTGGCCACTCGCCGCGCCATGCTGGTATGCCGCGTGATTGCTGGAAGGGTGAAGCGCGTGGGCGACGAAGCGGCGGCGGGGGAGGAGGACGGTGCTGCGGCGCCGGTGGCTGGCTCGTTCGATTCGGTGGCTAGCTTTACCGGAATATACTCAAATCTGGAGGATTTATATGTGTTTAATTCAAGGGCAATCTTGCCTTGCTTTGTTGTGATCTATAAAGCGCTCGAATGTTAA
- the LOC142544657 gene encoding auxin-responsive protein SAUR50-like — protein MAFRNSVSQIKQKLSKHKGDETEDQWLPSDVPKGHFAVYVGDNRSRYVVPISFLSSHEFQMLLQSAEEEFGFDQHMGLTIPCQEEAFRSIISMLTWLEN, from the coding sequence ATGGCCTTCAGAAACTCAGTCTCACAAATCAAGCAGAAATTATCGAAGCACAAAGGGGATGAAACTGAAGATCAATGGCTGCCGTCGGACGTGCCGAAAGGGCATTTCGCGGTGTATGTAGGAGATAACAGAAGCAGATACGTTGTTCCTATTTCGTTCTTGAGCAGCCATGAATTCCAAATGCTGCTGCAAAGTGCAGAAGAAGAGTTTGGCTTTGATCAGCACATGGGGCTCACTATTCCTTGCCAAGAAGAAGCTTTTCGGTCTATAATTTCGATGCTTACTTGGTTAGAAAACTAA
- the LOC142545940 gene encoding putative HVA22-like protein g codes for MIGSFIYRGLVLIFGYAYPAYKCYKAVELNKPEIEQLRFWCQYWILVAGLTACERICDVLIGWVPMYGEAKLAFFIYLWYPKTKGTTYVYDSFFRPYIAKHETEIDRNLLELRTRAGDMIILYWKIAVSYGQTRIFQILQYVTSHSSPWVAQPLQQVTAVPKSTATSNRKSAPTKQAQDEQPSSPALNTSSSENQEDTSEEEESSKSSKASPPCTVSTEQKIATALTVVGPSKISNPTHEMQSMQNASVPSRESEDTQPEEIVLEDIRPVTRARSRKTRSVMSP; via the exons ATGATTGGATCTTTTATCTACAGAGGACTTGT GTTAATTTTTGGCTATGCTTATCCTGCATATAAATGCTATAAAGCTGTGGAACTAAATAAGCCGGAAATTGAGCAACTTCGATTTTGGTGCCAGTATTG GATCTTGGTGGCTGGGTTGACAGCTTGTGAAAGAATTTGTGATGTGTTAATTGGCTG GGTTCCAATGTATGGTGAAGCTAAGTTGGCCTTCTTTATATACTTGTGGTACCCTAAAACTAAG GGAACGACTTATGTATATGACTCCTTTTTCAGACCCTACATCGCAAAGCATGAAACTGAAATTGACCGTAATTTGTTAGAGCTGAGGACAAGAGCTGGAGATATGATAATCTTGTACTGGAAAATTGCTGTAAGCTATGGCCAGACAAGAATTTTTCAGATTTTGCAGTATGTTACTTCGCACTCATCTCCTTGGGTGGCTCAG CCACTACAGCAAGTGACTGCTGTCCCAAAATCCACGGCAACATCAAATCGCAAATCAGCCCCTACAAAACAAGCACAGGATGAACAGCCCTCATCTCCCGCTTTGAATACATCTTCAAGTGAAAACCAAGAAGACACGTCAGAAGAAGAAGAATCCTCAAAATCTTCCAAAGCTTCTCCCCCTTGTACAGTCTCAACCGAACAAAAAATAGCAACAGCCCTGACCGTTGTCGGGCCAAGTAAAATTTCAAACCCTACTCATGAAATGCAGTCAATGCAGAATGCGTCAGTGCCTTCAAGAGAGAGCGAAGACACTCAACCAGAAGAGATTGTTTTGGAAGATATACGACCAGTGACCCGAGCAAGGTCTAGGAAAACACGGTCTGTAATGAGTCCTTGA